One genomic window of Solanum dulcamara chromosome 12, daSolDulc1.2, whole genome shotgun sequence includes the following:
- the LOC129875614 gene encoding serine/threonine-protein kinase STY46-like produces the protein MRKVRHKNVVMQLIGACTRPPNLCIVTEYMSGGSVYDYLHKQKGSFKLPTLLKVAIDVSKGMNYLHQNNIIHRDLKAANLLMDENEVRDYLIKHNNVNVCCLWDL, from the exons ATGAG AAAAGTTCGTCATAAAAATGTTGTAATGCAACTCATAGGGGCATGTACTAGGCCTCCAAACTTGTGTATAGTAACAG AGTACATGTCTGGAGGAAGCGTATATGACTATTTACACAAACAAAAGGGAAGTTTTAAGCTTCCTACTTTGCTGAAAGTAGCAATTGATGTATCAAAAGGGATGAATTACCTGCACCAGAATAACATCATACACAGAGACTTGAAGGCTGCCAATCTACTGATGGATGAAAATGAAGTAAGAGATTATCTCATTAAGCACAATAATGTAAATGTTTGTTGTCTATGGGATTTGTAG